From the Phycisphaerales bacterium genome, the window GGGTTGCTGGTGAGAATCCCGAAGACCTCACCACTCTCTGCCCGGGCCAGGCGCATGGTGCGCAACTTCTCAGGCAGGTTGATTGCCCTGGACCACTGGGCGAACGACTTCTCGATGACCTCATTCGCCCTGGAGTCCTCCGTGAGCATCTGGAGACGCGGTCCGGTGCCGATCGTGTCATTGGCCAGTGTGAGCAAGATGCCCTTGGCGTAGGAGTTGTTGGCGACCTCGTACCGCGCCCGGTTGCGCAGAGTGCGCCGGACCTCGGGCGAGAGGGCTGCATTGGGCGACAGACCGTCGGCGTTCGCCCAGTGGCGACGGTTGTCGGTCGTGGTCTGGGCCGAGTCGAACTTGGCGCGAACGATCCGCACCGGCGGGCGCGATGACGTGGACGGCGCCGGCGTCTTGCCGCTGAACCACGATGTCACAAATCGCTTGAGCATCATCACGCCGTACCCGGCGGTTCCAGTTGCACGAACTTCACCTTGAGCCCTTTGCCCCGGCTCGCCTTCTTGCTTTCGAGGTAGCGGTCCGCCTCGATCTGCTCGGCGAGGCCGTGCTGCTCGACGCTGCCCGAGTCGCCCGACGCCTTGGCGGGGCCTTGGGCGCTTTGTTTGATCGCCTGCTCGATGTCGGACTCAGACATCCCTGATCCTCGTAGATGAGTGCAACCATTCGTTTGCGCCACCGCCGCTGCCGCTGGGCGTAGGTGTTCACCGCGGTGGAAACGGGCCGCCCCTCCAGGTGCGCCACCCACGCCTCCTGCACCGCGTCGTCGCGGTCAGGCGCAGGGACAAAGCGCAACTCGATCACGAGCCGCGCGGGGTCATCCAGAGGTGGAAGTGCATGGTTCATCCGTCAGGTACGGACGGATGAAAGGCTCAGAGATTGCGGATGGGGAGGGGTTGGAGTGAAGTCGTTACACGGGTAGACAGTGCAAGTCGACCTACGGCAGTTCTGGAGAGGATCAATGTCGCAAACACCATATCGATTGGCTCTCTGCGGCCCCGCCGCGCCAAACTCGATAGTGCAGATCAGGGCCCAGCGATGTGGCCCGGGAATTGGATCGCGTCGAGCGCTGCGTCTGCCCACCGCCGGGACACCAGGATGAATCCGGCCTATTCTCCGTTTTCTCGTGAACATTGAACCTAGGTTCAACCTCGTTTCAGAGAGTGTACAGTATGAACAAGCCCTACACGATCGGACAGATCGCCGCCCACGCCGACGTCGCCACCTCGACGGTCCGCTACTACGAGCGCCGCGGCCTGCTGCGCTGCGAGGGGCGTTCGCGCGCCAACTACCGTCAGTACGGCGAGGCGACGCTCGAACGGCTCCGCTTCATCCGCTCGGCGCAGGCGGCGGGGTTCACCCTCGTCGATATCCGGTCGCTCCTGCGGTTCCGCGATGGCGACGCCGCCCCCTGCCGGCAGGTGCAGGAACTCATCGCCGCACGTCTCGATCGCGTCCGGCGGGAACTGGCGCATCTGCGGGAAGTCGAGCAACTTCTCCAGCGGTGGAGCCGCGTCTGCCGGACTGCCGAGCGCACCGGTCGCTGCGGTGTGTTGGAGCGCCTCGGACGGGCCGAGAAAAAACTTTCTGCAAAAAGCAACAGTCTCCCTTGACCCTGAATCATGGTTCAAGGCGCATAATGAACGAAGAGTCAACTGGAGGCGTCTGACGACGCCGCTTTCAACCCCCCATTCAAGGAGCCGCACATGATGACCAGAAAGACCTTCCTCGCACTGATGGCAACGACAATCGCCGCGACGAGTCTCGGCGCTTTCGGCCTCGTCTCACAAACGCAGGACCGCCCCGACTGTCCCGGAAAGATCGTCTGTCCGATCACCGGCGAACTCGTCTGCCGGGACCGCTGCCCCGCCGTCGATCCGTCTCGCCCTGACTGCCCGGGACGGATCGAGTGCCCGCTGACGGGTGAACCCGTCTGTCGCGATCGCTGCCCGCTCGGCGAACAGGCGGCGGCGGACACGGCGACGGCGCTTCCCTCCTGCTGCCAGAATCGCAACTGAGCATCCGCCCATCGCCCCGGCGCCGTCTCCGGAGCCGGGGCGATCCTGCTGCTGCGGTCAAAGGACGGATCCTGCCCATGAAGATTCGCGTTCTCTATTTCGACGGCTGTCCGAATCACCCGCCGGTCGTGGCGATGGCGCAGCGTCTGGTCGCGGAACACCGACTCAGCGCGCAGGTTGAAGAAGTCGAAGTCGGTCCTAAAGAGGTCGAGGAGCACCGCTTCCTCGGCTCGCCGACCGTACAGGTGGACGGCGTGGACATCGAGCCTGCCGCACGCGACCGCACGGACTTTGCGATGTCTTGCCGCGTTTACGACACGCCCGACGGCTGTCCGTCCGAGTCGATGCTTCGCGCAGCGCTGGGGCTGGGCGCGGCGGCTGGTACTCAAGCCGAATTGCCGGCGGCGGAGGCGCCGCCCACTGATCGAGCGGGATTCGCCGCCATCGGCGGATCAGTGGTCACAGCGGCGCTGTCAAGCGCCTGCTGCTGGGTGCCGCTGTTCCTGCTCGCCTTCGGGGCTTCGAGCGCCGGGGCGTCGGCGTTGTTCGAGCGCTGGCGCGGCGTGTTCATTGCTGTCGCGATCGTGATGCTCGGCCTGGGCTTCTACTCCGCCTACTTCCGTCGCACCTCGTGCGCTAAGGGGTGTTGCGCCACCCGGTCGTCGCGCGGCCGGCGATTGCAGCGGGCGACGCTTTGGGTCTCGGCGGTCATCGTCGCCGCCTTCATCTTCGTTCCGCGATACATCGGTCTGCTGCTCGACGCCGGCGCGGCCGATACGAGCAGCGCTGTCGGCGCCGACGCGACCGAGTATGCCTTCAAGATCGAAGGCATGTCCTGCGAAGCCTGCGCCGTCACACTCCGCCACGAACTGGCCGGAGTTGAAGGCGTCATCGAAGCGCAGGTGGATTACACGACAAAGACTGCGACGATTCGAACTGCTGACATCGACACGAATAATCGTGTCGTCACTGCGGCGTCCCGCCTGGGATACAAGTCAACACTCCGTGACCGGTAAGGGTATTGCGGTTGGGCATCCTCACCCCCCCACCCGCTCCGTCGTCGTCACGCGCCGCCCGCAGTGTCGGCATTCCCGCCTTCTCCGAATGGCCCCGCCGAGGATTTGTCGGGTGTAGATCACCTCGAAGTGGCCGCAGCCGCACTTCGGGCACAGAATCCCGCGCGGCTCGGGCTCGCGTTTCGACCTGGTCGTGGTTTCGCTCATCGCCGCCCTCCCTGTAGGTCGGAGAGGCGGATGCGGCGGCGCGGCGCAGGGCGCATGTCCGTGCCGTAGAGAGTCGCTCCGAGCATCGACGCCGCGACCGCGCAGCCCACCAGGCAATCCAGCCAGTGGTTGTCGAGGCCGTCCACACGGAGTTTCCACTCATCGACGGTCCGGCCGCGGCCCTGCGTTTTCACCCGGTACTCGCTCGTGAGGTGCTCGGCGAGAAGTTGGTGGTTCGTCGCAGTGCGGTTCGATGATCCGCCGCTGCGACCGAACAGCGCCAGGCATCCCGGATCACCCATCGGCACGGCCAGACGCGCCTGCACGAATGACTTCCAGTAGTTCGTGTCAAAGACGACGTGGCGCACGGCCCGCTTACCGGTGATGACGGGGATGCGCCAGTTCAGGCCGACACGGTCGCCGCGCTTGCGTTTGTACTCGCTGAAGGGGATGCTCGAAGCGCCGACGTACCGGCCGTGGCTGGGCATAACGAGGTTCGCATACCGGCTCTGACGGCAGAACTGGTACACCACATCGGACGACTGGCCCCAGTTGGCGTCGATGAGGCAGCGGTCGATGCGGACCATCGCGCCGTCGTCGAGTTTCCACTCCCGGCCGAGTTTGGCATCGACGAGTCGCTCGAGCCCGGCGTAGACGGCGCCTTCGAGTCCGGCGTGGGGCGCGGCGGCCGCAAGTGTTCGCCGGATGTCACGGAGTGTGAAGTACGCGTGGGGGTCCTTCTGGTCCGGCTCGGTGCCGTAGTCGATCACACTGCCGGTGAAGTCCTCCTCCCATGCGACCACGAGCCAGAAGAGCGCCTTGGCCTGCACGTCGATGAACATGGTGAGCAGGGAAGAACCGATGGGCACCTCGCCTCGCTCGTGACCGTTGACCTTGGCGATGATCTGTTCGGCGGTGAGCAGGTCTTCGTCGAGGGCTGTGCTTTCGGGCAATGGCTCGTTCTGGTACTCCGCCCAGAACGCGGCCTCATCCTGGAGCCGCAGGTTCATCGCGTGCTGAATGGCGCTGAGTTCATCGTGGTTGAACCGGTCCGGCCACGCGACCTCGGCGCCCTCATCCATCTCGCCGCGGTGCTGGCCGTAGAACTCGGTGGCGCGGGTGATGCCTTCGTCGGCACGCAATCCCTCGGCCCGCAACCTCGCATACTCCGCCCACAACTGCTCGCGGGTTGGGAAGGAGTACACCATCTTCGTGCGCTGCCCCTGCCATTGCGGATGCTTGTCGCGATCGAGCAGGCGGTCGGCCAGGTCGTCAGGCCGCACGACGGTGAGTGTCATGAGGCCGGCGATCTTGCGGCCCGGACCGGCCAGGCCGAGGATGGCGCCGGCGAGGATGCGTTCGCGCGTGGCGCACTGCGATGGAGATCTCGCCGACTCGTCTGTCTGCGGGTCGTCGATGAGCACGAGCGACGGGCGAACGCTGCGGCCATCGGGTCGTTTGTACTTCATGCCGCGGATGCGGCCGGTGATGCCCGCGACGCGGATGATGCCGCCCGAGGGCAGCGAGCCCGGCACGGTTGGCAGCACAATCTCGTGCGCTGTCCATCCAATGTGCGTCTGACGACCCTCGAAGAGTTGACCGGCCGCGCGCTGGTGGATGCCGTCGAGGCAGTGGATGGGGAAGCACGCCTCGGGAAAGTCGTGCAGGAGCGCTTCGCTGTTCTCCAGTTCGGCCTTGATTGATTCGAGCATCTGGCTGGCGTGTTCTTCGTCGGATCCGATCAGCGCCACAAAGTCGCGGTGGCCGTAGAGCAGCGCCCAGAGACACGCCGTCTCGCAGAGGCTGGTCTTTCCTGACCCGCGTGGCATCGCCATCGCGAAGAGCCCGCCTTCGAGCACCGCCTGTTCGATACGGCCGATGACCTTGAGATGATCCGGCGACCACGCCAGGTGGAATGTCTGCGGGAAGTAGGTCTCGCAGAAGAGGCGGAAGTTGCGGCGGCAGGCTTCCTTGCGGTCCGGGTCGATGATTTCGGGCAGGGCGTCGATGTCCCGGCCGGCGAATGACTCGGGCAGGTCGCGCTGACGCATCGCATCGACATTCTCATCGAACGCATCATCCTCGGCGGCGGCGTCACCGGCGAGGCGTTCATGGCGCCCGATCACCAGCCAGGCGGTGTAGCGGAGCAGATCGACCGTCCTCCCGTCGCCGATGCGATAGCCCGCCCGGGTGCGGTGGCGGTGCAGTTGCCGCTCGCTGATCACTTCGCCCAGCGGAGTCGAGTTGAGCAGACGGCACAGTTCGCCGGGTTTGAGGCTGCGCGGGTCAATCGCCACGGCCGCCTCCGTTCGCGCCGGCGCGCTCGGCCATGTCGCGCACGAGCCAGGCGGCGTAGTGCACAAGGTTGATCGTGCCGTCGCCGTTCGTCGGCGCGCCCTCGTCGATGTCGCGCTCGATCATCGCCTCGGTGATCGGCCGGCCGCCGACGCGCGTCAACGTGCGCGCCGTGTCGGTCACCGATAGAGCGGCCGGGTTGAGGCCGCCGGGTCGATCAGGCTGGTCATCACGCGGCGTCAGCACGGCCGCCCTCCGTAGCGCACGGCGCGCCGGGCGCGCCCGAGGCGACGCATCGGGCCACCGGTGAATGCGGCCCAACGTGGGCCAACATTGCGCGATGTTCGGCCTTACCTAGCACATGCCTAGCGAGTTGCCCACATGTTTGGCCAAGTTGCCCACAATCTGCGAAATGTGCTGGAATCCTCGGCGAATCGCCTTGCATTGTCGCGCTGCTCATGCCCTCATGTGTGCAATGCGAGGCGGCCATTGGCCCTGAGCAAGGTCGAAGGGAATACGCCGCCCGCCAACAACGGCGAAAGGAGCCAACACCATGACGACGCGAACCACCAACGACGACCTCCGCAAGCGAATCCGCGAACACGCGATGTTCAGCGAAAGCGACCTGCGCTACCTGCGGGCCAAGGGCTACGACGACGAGCAGATCCTGGCCTTCTGGGATCGCGACCACGCGATGGGCAGAACGCCGGTGATCCACGCCGGAACGCGCATCGAGAGCATCGCGATCCGGGTTCAGTCGGTGAACAAGCAGGTGCGGATGAGCGCGGTACCCGACACCGATGCGGGCATCGACGCCTACAAGACCGGCTGCGCCAATGTCGCGGTGAGCGACCCCTACGCCCCGACCTACAGCTTCGAGGCCATCGACATCGACAACACGCGGCGGGCGCTGGCCGAACGACTCTTCGGCAAGGGCATCGCCGAGATCGACGCCGGTCAGCGCGATGAAATCGACGCGGTCGTGCGGGCCTGCATGCTCGTCGCCAACGTCACGACCATATGAACCACCACGCCAACCGCCACCTCGCGGGAAAGGACCACCACCATGACCATCACGCAGATCACGATCAAGGGCGTCAACGGCGACGTCGAGATTCACGCGGCCGACTATGGGGCGCAGATTCTGTTCGGTGAAACGTGTCTCGAACTCGCCCGCGGCAGCAGCGACGAAGAGCGCTGGACGGCGGCGACGTCCACCGCCAAGGCGATCTACGGCAGCGATCGCCACGGACGGCCGCGCTGCACCAACTCCGAAATCCACGCGGTGCGCCTCGAGATCGAGCGCGTCGCGGGCTGCTGAACGACCACGCAAGAAGGAATCACCATGAGCAAGACACGCGACAACACACTGAACACGATCGCCCGCGAGGCCCTCGGCCTTGAGACCTTGGAAACGCGCAGCAGCGACAGCCTCGACTTCCACGACCTCGCGGTGTGGTGCGTCAAGGACGCGCTTGAGCGCGCGTACCAAGCGGGCTGCCAAACGGCGCGGCCGACGAAGGCCGTCTGCCCGGCGTGCGGCCGCGCCATCGAGATCACGCCGCTGCCAAACGGCAAGTGAGAGAGGAGCACCATGAACACCAGCACCATCCAGATCGAACGCAAACGAGTCACTCGCCGACGCGGCACGACCGCGCCCAATGTCGTCATCCGCGAGGCGTGCGATCGTGATGGCATCGTCTTGGGTCACCTCGTCGCGAGCCACGACGGCACGAACGAAGGCATCGTCGCGGCCGCACGCCGCGCCACGCAGCGCATGTTCGACGCCTTCGCCGACGTGTCCAACGTCAGCAGCCGCATCATCGCGACCGACGCCAGCGGCCGGCCGCGCTGGTCGGTGTCGCCCAACTTCCAGATCGTTGAAGAACTCGCCGTCGCGTGACGGCGGTTCACATCCACCAACCGCTCTCTTGAAAGGAGCAGCACCATGAAGAAGAACGAAGTCAGAATCGGCGGAACCTACACCGCCAAGGTGAGCGGCAAGATCGCCAAGGTGCGCATCGACGCCGAGAGCCGACACGGCGGCTGGGACGCCACCAACGTCGAGACGAAGAAGAAGGTGCGGATCAAGAGCGCCCAGCGATTGCGAAGCGAGGTCGGGCCGCCACCGAAGGCGAGCACGACGCCGCCTCCCAAGGCGGGCAGCAAGAAGGACAGCACCAAGGCCTCCGGCGTGAAAACCGGAGGCCGCGTTGTTGACAGGTATGCTGCACGCATCGCCGAGCGCGACGCCAAGGCCGCCGCGCAGGGTCTGGTCATGCGAACCGAGATCGTCAACGGCAAGGAACGCTCGCGCTGGGTGAAGAAGGCGCAGGAGGCTGCGGCCCAGCAGGGCACGACGCCCGCGACGCCGCCGGTCGAGAAGCGCAAGGGCCGGCGCACGCCGCCGCGCATCGCGCTGGTCAACAAGCCAGACTTCGCCGAGATCGCCAAGCAGGTCGAGAACCTGCCCACCAGCAGGAATCACGTCTGCTGGAAGAAGAACGGCAAACTCTACGAGTTGTTCTTCCGCATCGACGGCAAGACGCCGCTGCTCTACCGCGTCCCCGCCACTTCGCCCATCGACGAAAAGACCGGCTG encodes:
- a CDS encoding MerR family transcriptional regulator; translated protein: MNKPYTIGQIAAHADVATSTVRYYERRGLLRCEGRSRANYRQYGEATLERLRFIRSAQAAGFTLVDIRSLLRFRDGDAAPCRQVQELIAARLDRVRRELAHLREVEQLLQRWSRVCRTAERTGRCGVLERLGRAEKKLSAKSNSLP
- a CDS encoding cation transporter; this encodes MKIRVLYFDGCPNHPPVVAMAQRLVAEHRLSAQVEEVEVGPKEVEEHRFLGSPTVQVDGVDIEPAARDRTDFAMSCRVYDTPDGCPSESMLRAALGLGAAAGTQAELPAAEAPPTDRAGFAAIGGSVVTAALSSACCWVPLFLLAFGASSAGASALFERWRGVFIAVAIVMLGLGFYSAYFRRTSCAKGCCATRSSRGRRLQRATLWVSAVIVAAFIFVPRYIGLLLDAGAADTSSAVGADATEYAFKIEGMSCEACAVTLRHELAGVEGVIEAQVDYTTKTATIRTADIDTNNRVVTAASRLGYKSTLRDR
- a CDS encoding phage terminase large subunit family protein; amino-acid sequence: MAIDPRSLKPGELCRLLNSTPLGEVISERQLHRHRTRAGYRIGDGRTVDLLRYTAWLVIGRHERLAGDAAAEDDAFDENVDAMRQRDLPESFAGRDIDALPEIIDPDRKEACRRNFRLFCETYFPQTFHLAWSPDHLKVIGRIEQAVLEGGLFAMAMPRGSGKTSLCETACLWALLYGHRDFVALIGSDEEHASQMLESIKAELENSEALLHDFPEACFPIHCLDGIHQRAAGQLFEGRQTHIGWTAHEIVLPTVPGSLPSGGIIRVAGITGRIRGMKYKRPDGRSVRPSLVLIDDPQTDESARSPSQCATRERILAGAILGLAGPGRKIAGLMTLTVVRPDDLADRLLDRDKHPQWQGQRTKMVYSFPTREQLWAEYARLRAEGLRADEGITRATEFYGQHRGEMDEGAEVAWPDRFNHDELSAIQHAMNLRLQDEAAFWAEYQNEPLPESTALDEDLLTAEQIIAKVNGHERGEVPIGSSLLTMFIDVQAKALFWLVVAWEEDFTGSVIDYGTEPDQKDPHAYFTLRDIRRTLAAAAPHAGLEGAVYAGLERLVDAKLGREWKLDDGAMVRIDRCLIDANWGQSSDVVYQFCRQSRYANLVMPSHGRYVGASSIPFSEYKRKRGDRVGLNWRIPVITGKRAVRHVVFDTNYWKSFVQARLAVPMGDPGCLALFGRSGGSSNRTATNHQLLAEHLTSEYRVKTQGRGRTVDEWKLRVDGLDNHWLDCLVGCAVAASMLGATLYGTDMRPAPRRRIRLSDLQGGRR
- a CDS encoding winged helix-turn-helix domain-containing protein, translated to MKKNEVRIGGTYTAKVSGKIAKVRIDAESRHGGWDATNVETKKKVRIKSAQRLRSEVGPPPKASTTPPPKAGSKKDSTKASGVKTGGRVVDRYAARIAERDAKAAAQGLVMRTEIVNGKERSRWVKKAQEAAAQQGTTPATPPVEKRKGRRTPPRIALVNKPDFAEIAKQVENLPTSRNHVCWKKNGKLYELFFRIDGKTPLLYRVPATSPIDEKTGCREVDASGNVTGVFHIKQSIKQLTGKTPAQIGITMPPDRGAAKARTSATTTTSGKDGKADAKPRKKREGLSGLDAAAQVLARAKEPLDAKTIAERAIAAGWKTNGATPHATLYAAMIREIAAKGKDARFRKVEKGRFTAIGKGA